The Nocardioides sp. S5 genome includes a window with the following:
- a CDS encoding DUF2254 domain-containing protein — translation MKTWWRGAQLRESMWFVPGVMVVAAIVLAQGVIVLDLWLDSRTLEVLPDSFLLGVEGSRGILVAIGGSVLAVAATTFSITMSVIATASSTYGPRLVRNFMSDRSNQRVLGLFVGTFVYCLMVLRRVQGASDGITFVPHVAVYGALLLALASVAALVYFLHHISDVIQVATLVRRVRAELESAVDDLYGDAADDRVPAAALAGAEADVLAPRSGFVTLVDVPGLVRAATGVGVAELVATPGTHVMAGEPLARVSGDAEGMSRVVCDHVRVGDTRTPAQDVEFAVQQLVEMAVRAVSPSTNDPYTARNVVEELACGLVPAMRHPAPGDGWADDAGVVRLVWRLPSGAELVDLVFDDLRLYAAGDPEVVKAALRLAGRLARVAGPETAARVRTQVDELLAAAEREGTSPFDLERLRASRDQLVLGASDVDPM, via the coding sequence GTGAAGACCTGGTGGCGGGGCGCGCAGCTCCGCGAGTCGATGTGGTTCGTCCCCGGCGTGATGGTGGTGGCCGCGATCGTGCTCGCCCAGGGCGTCATCGTCCTGGACCTGTGGCTCGACTCGCGGACGCTCGAGGTGCTGCCGGACTCGTTCCTGCTCGGTGTCGAGGGCAGCCGTGGGATCCTCGTCGCGATCGGGGGCTCGGTCCTCGCCGTGGCCGCCACCACCTTCTCGATCACGATGTCGGTGATCGCGACCGCGTCGTCGACCTACGGCCCGCGGCTGGTGCGCAACTTCATGTCCGACCGCAGCAACCAGCGGGTGCTGGGGCTCTTCGTCGGCACGTTCGTCTACTGCCTGATGGTGCTGCGCCGTGTCCAGGGCGCCTCCGACGGCATCACCTTCGTGCCGCACGTCGCGGTCTACGGGGCGCTGCTCCTCGCCCTCGCCAGCGTCGCGGCGCTGGTCTACTTCCTGCACCACATCTCCGACGTCATCCAGGTCGCGACGCTCGTGCGGCGGGTCCGTGCCGAGCTCGAGTCCGCGGTCGACGACCTCTACGGGGACGCCGCCGACGACCGGGTCCCCGCCGCTGCCCTCGCCGGCGCGGAGGCCGACGTCCTCGCGCCCCGCTCGGGCTTCGTGACCCTCGTCGACGTCCCGGGCCTGGTGCGCGCCGCGACCGGTGTGGGCGTGGCCGAGCTCGTCGCCACGCCGGGGACGCACGTGATGGCGGGCGAGCCGCTGGCGCGGGTGAGCGGTGACGCCGAGGGCATGAGCCGGGTCGTGTGCGACCACGTGCGCGTCGGCGACACCCGCACCCCGGCGCAGGACGTCGAGTTCGCCGTGCAGCAGCTGGTCGAGATGGCGGTGCGCGCGGTGTCGCCGTCGACGAACGACCCCTACACCGCACGCAACGTGGTGGAGGAGCTCGCCTGCGGGCTGGTCCCGGCGATGCGGCACCCCGCACCGGGCGACGGGTGGGCCGACGACGCCGGTGTCGTGCGCCTGGTGTGGCGGCTGCCGTCCGGAGCCGAGCTAGTGGACCTGGTGTTCGACGACCTCAGGCTGTACGCCGCCGGGGACCCCGAGGTCGTGAAGGCCGCGCTGCGCTTGGCCGGTCGGCTCGCGCGGGTCGCGGGGCCCGAGACCGCCGCGCGCGTCCGGACGCAGGTGGACGAGCTCCTGGCCGCCGCCGAGCGTGAGGGCACGTCACCCTTCGACCTCGAGCGCCTGCGCGCCAGCCGTGATCAGCTGGTGCTCGGCGCCTCGGACGTCGACCCGATGTAG
- a CDS encoding GNAT family N-acetyltransferase, with protein MTTVRRATAADAEVLGRLLWDFNTEFESETDDAEVLGVRFARLLGLDGIVAVLAEDDVRGAVGFALLSLRPAIWFDGPVSQLEELYVVPDLRDQGIGTQLLELSRRIVRELGSPEMHINVDEVDADTRRFYERHGFRTIEEGTDHRMLCYIGSTSEAPSTS; from the coding sequence GTGACCACCGTCCGCCGCGCCACCGCCGCCGACGCCGAGGTGCTCGGCCGGCTGCTGTGGGACTTCAACACCGAGTTCGAGTCCGAGACCGACGACGCCGAGGTGCTGGGCGTCCGCTTCGCGCGGCTGCTGGGGCTCGACGGGATCGTGGCGGTGCTCGCCGAGGACGACGTACGCGGTGCGGTGGGGTTCGCGCTGCTCAGCCTGCGACCCGCCATCTGGTTCGACGGCCCGGTGTCGCAGCTCGAGGAGCTCTACGTCGTGCCGGACCTGCGTGACCAGGGCATCGGCACGCAGCTGCTGGAGCTGTCACGACGGATCGTGCGCGAGCTTGGGTCGCCCGAGATGCACATCAACGTCGACGAGGTCGACGCCGACACCCGCCGCTTCTACGAGCGGCACGGCTTCCGCACCATCGAGGAGGGCACCGACCACCGGATGCTCTGCTACATCGGGTCGACGTCCGAGGCGCCGAGCACCAGCTGA
- the tadA gene encoding tRNA adenosine(34) deaminase TadA encodes MTRVDTWDGAMRLALTEARTALAGDDVPVGAVVLDADGTVIGTGRNTRESDADPTGHAEVVALRAAAAARGEWRLTGCTLVVTLEPCTMCAGALVLARVDRVVFGAYDDKLGAVGSLWDVVRDRRLNHRPEVVTGVLAAESTALLDEFFSRHRSPDAR; translated from the coding sequence ATGACGCGCGTGGACACCTGGGACGGCGCCATGCGCCTGGCCCTCACCGAGGCGCGCACCGCGCTGGCCGGCGACGACGTACCTGTCGGCGCGGTCGTCCTCGACGCCGACGGCACCGTCATCGGCACCGGCCGCAACACCCGCGAGTCCGACGCCGACCCGACCGGCCACGCGGAGGTCGTCGCGCTGCGGGCGGCGGCGGCCGCCCGCGGTGAGTGGCGGCTCACCGGGTGCACGCTCGTCGTCACCCTCGAGCCCTGCACGATGTGCGCCGGCGCGCTCGTCCTGGCGCGGGTGGACCGCGTCGTCTTCGGGGCGTACGACGACAAGCTGGGCGCCGTCGGGTCGCTGTGGGACGTCGTGCGCGACCGTCGGCTCAACCACCGGCCCGAGGTGGTCACCGGCGTGCTGGCCGCGGAGTCCACGGCGCTGCTGGACGAGTTCTTCTCCCGCCATCGCTCACCGGACGCCAGGTGA
- a CDS encoding tRNA adenosine deaminase-associated protein gives MSEQSGEIDFALAAFVEDGAWQVQDIAPPAFESIEALSHALRHVSGESGAVGMVAVDEDFFVLVRVDRTTTRVLLSDVTAADEWELAQSAMDFLGLPPPEDDDIQVPAGDLDLLADLGLHAIDMGALLDDVEAYPDEVLSDIARRLGFGELFDDAVGLTSA, from the coding sequence ATGTCCGAGCAGAGCGGCGAGATCGACTTCGCGCTGGCCGCGTTCGTCGAGGACGGCGCCTGGCAGGTGCAGGACATCGCCCCACCGGCCTTCGAGAGCATCGAGGCACTGAGCCATGCGCTGCGCCACGTGTCGGGTGAGTCCGGGGCAGTCGGCATGGTCGCGGTCGACGAGGACTTCTTCGTGCTCGTCCGGGTCGACCGCACCACGACCCGCGTGCTGCTCTCCGACGTCACCGCCGCCGACGAGTGGGAGCTGGCCCAGTCGGCGATGGACTTCCTCGGCCTCCCGCCCCCGGAGGACGACGACATCCAGGTGCCCGCGGGCGACCTCGACCTCCTCGCCGACCTCGGCCTGCACGCGATCGACATGGGCGCGCTGCTCGATGACGTCGAGGCCTACCCCGACGAGGTGCTGTCCGACATCGCCCGCCGCCTCGGCTTCGGCGAGCTCTTCGACGACGCCGTGGGCCTGACCTCGGCATGA
- the upp gene encoding uracil phosphoribosyltransferase — MRLHVVNHPLVSHKLTVLRDENTDSPTFRRLTDELVTLLAYEATREVRVDPMDIITPVGPTTGVYLAQPKPMVVPILRAGLGMLDGMMRLLPTAEVGFLGMVRNEETLEASTYAERLPEDLSGRQCYVLDPMLATGGTLAAAIRFLTDRGADDITAICLLVAPEGVANLEKGLEGLDVPVTVVTAAQDEKLNEKGYIVPGLGDAGDRLYGVAH; from the coding sequence ATGCGCCTGCACGTGGTGAACCACCCCCTCGTCTCCCACAAGCTCACCGTCCTCCGCGACGAGAACACCGACTCGCCGACCTTCCGCCGGCTGACCGACGAGCTCGTGACGCTCCTGGCCTACGAGGCGACCCGCGAGGTGCGCGTCGACCCGATGGACATCATCACGCCGGTCGGTCCGACCACGGGCGTCTACCTCGCCCAGCCCAAGCCGATGGTCGTCCCGATCCTGCGCGCCGGGCTCGGCATGCTCGACGGCATGATGCGGCTCCTGCCGACGGCTGAGGTCGGCTTCCTCGGCATGGTGCGCAACGAGGAGACGCTCGAGGCGTCGACGTACGCCGAGCGCCTCCCCGAGGACCTGTCCGGGCGTCAGTGCTACGTCCTCGACCCCATGCTCGCCACCGGCGGCACGCTGGCCGCCGCGATCCGCTTCCTCACCGACCGCGGCGCCGACGACATCACCGCGATCTGCCTGCTCGTCGCCCCCGAGGGCGTGGCCAACCTGGAGAAGGGCCTCGAGGGCCTCGACGTCCCGGTCACGGTCGTCACGGCCGCGCAGGACGAGAAGCTCAACGAGAAGGGCTACATCGTCCCGGGCCTCGGCGACGCCGGCGACCGGCTGTACGGCGTCGCGCACTGA
- a CDS encoding HNH endonuclease signature motif containing protein — protein sequence MIEELEAEAEAGADALGPAALLASIKASRSIENTEAARQLDLAARWADLHPPESIHSAASFTVPGCEHEEPIAGPGAPLVAEFCVAELGTVLGITSVSAKKLIGHALELRHRLPRLWAQVHAGSVPAWRARAVAEVTIHATPALTVEAARFVDAQVAAVAGRIGPAQLDRLVAETIKRFDLAGVDPAADPEDGYLHVDPRHVTIHDEDVHFAGTVRLEAEIDLADGLDLHQALAHGAATQKALGSQESLDARRAKALGDLARTQTALDLHEVAGGRVAGEERAGVSRPDLPAAREVVLHAHFDATMAGDATVFERIGRLEEGQRLLLLEQLKSWCGDSRTKVTVKPVIDLNQEKYSPGYDIPDRIRERVVLRDRTCVFPFCSRPARGCDVDHVTEYDHDADAEGRPQPGPTWTENLGALCRFHHRVKTHTAWRYDMVAPGVFEWTSPHGHRYRRDSTGTTALDPPDPKPPRIPSPRR from the coding sequence ATGATCGAGGAGCTGGAAGCAGAGGCCGAGGCCGGGGCAGACGCCCTTGGCCCCGCAGCCCTGCTCGCCTCCATCAAGGCTTCTCGGTCGATCGAGAACACCGAAGCCGCCCGGCAGCTCGACCTCGCTGCCCGGTGGGCCGACCTCCACCCACCTGAGTCCATCCACTCCGCCGCTTCGTTCACCGTGCCGGGGTGTGAGCACGAGGAGCCCATTGCCGGACCTGGGGCGCCGCTGGTCGCGGAGTTCTGCGTCGCCGAGCTCGGCACCGTCCTGGGCATCACCTCGGTGTCGGCGAAGAAGCTGATCGGGCACGCCCTCGAGCTCCGCCACCGCCTCCCCCGACTGTGGGCACAGGTCCACGCCGGATCGGTCCCCGCCTGGCGGGCCCGGGCCGTTGCGGAGGTGACGATCCACGCGACTCCCGCGCTCACCGTGGAGGCGGCGCGGTTCGTCGACGCGCAGGTCGCCGCGGTCGCCGGTCGGATCGGACCTGCGCAGCTGGATCGCCTCGTGGCCGAGACGATCAAGCGGTTCGACCTCGCAGGCGTGGACCCGGCCGCGGATCCGGAGGACGGGTACCTCCATGTCGACCCGCGCCACGTCACGATCCACGACGAGGACGTGCACTTCGCCGGCACCGTGCGGCTCGAGGCAGAGATCGACCTCGCCGACGGACTCGACCTCCACCAGGCCCTCGCCCACGGGGCGGCGACGCAGAAAGCCCTCGGCTCCCAGGAGTCGTTGGATGCCCGCAGGGCCAAGGCACTCGGCGACCTCGCCCGGACGCAGACCGCGCTCGACCTCCACGAGGTTGCTGGTGGTCGAGTAGCCGGTGAGGAACGAGCCGGCGTATCGAGACCAGACCTCCCCGCGGCACGCGAGGTCGTCCTCCACGCCCACTTCGACGCCACCATGGCCGGCGACGCCACGGTCTTCGAGCGGATCGGGCGGCTGGAGGAGGGCCAGCGGCTGCTGCTGCTCGAGCAGCTGAAGTCGTGGTGTGGCGACTCGCGTACGAAAGTCACGGTCAAGCCCGTCATCGACCTCAACCAGGAGAAGTACTCGCCCGGTTACGACATCCCGGACCGGATCCGTGAGCGCGTGGTCCTCCGCGATCGCACGTGCGTGTTCCCGTTCTGCTCCCGCCCTGCACGGGGGTGCGACGTCGACCACGTCACCGAGTACGACCATGACGCCGACGCGGAAGGCAGACCCCAGCCGGGCCCGACGTGGACCGAGAACCTGGGCGCCTTGTGCCGGTTCCACCACCGGGTCAAGACCCACACCGCCTGGCGCTACGACATGGTCGCGCCCGGGGTGTTCGAGTGGACGAGTCCGCACGGGCACCGCTACCGGCGAGATTCGACTGGCACCACCGCACTCGACCCGCCCGACCCGAAACCGCCCCGGATCCCGTCACCTCGAAGATGA
- a CDS encoding HU family DNA-binding protein, whose translation MNKTELRDAIASHAELTNAQADKALEAVITSITTAVAGGDKVTVPGFGTFESRERSARTGRNPQTGETMEIAASKAPAFKPAAAFKNAVNG comes from the coding sequence GTGAACAAGACCGAACTGCGTGACGCCATCGCCTCGCACGCCGAGCTGACCAACGCCCAGGCCGACAAGGCACTCGAGGCCGTCATCACCTCCATCACCACCGCTGTCGCCGGTGGCGACAAGGTGACCGTGCCGGGCTTCGGGACGTTCGAGTCCCGTGAGCGCTCGGCGCGCACGGGCCGCAACCCGCAGACCGGCGAGACGATGGAGATCGCCGCCAGCAAGGCGCCCGCCTTCAAGCCGGCTGCTGCGTTCAAGAACGCCGTCAACGGCTGA
- a CDS encoding Re/Si-specific NAD(P)(+) transhydrogenase subunit alpha, translated as MRIGIPRESRPGETLVAATAKTASQLVSLGYDVVVEQGAGTAADQPDAAYADADILVGTGEEVWSSDVVVKVNAPTDEEIGRLRRGATVIALMAPARSPELVERLSAAGVTALAMDAVPRISRAQSMDVLSSMANVAGYRAVIEAAHEFGRLFTGQVTAAGKVPPARVFVVGAGVAGLAAIGAAGSLGAIVRAFDVRPEVAEQVRSMGAEFVTVDMEQEVSSDGYAKEMTAEQETATAAMYDEEARAADIVITTALIPGRPAPQLISAETVAAMKPGSVVVDMAAANGGNVDATVKDERVVTANGVTVLGYTDLAGRLAAQTSQLYGTNIVNLLKLLTPAKDGVLTLDMDDVVQRGITVTRDGTTMWPPPPVQVSAAPAEATKVMPVEKAPPKPVDQRRKWYAAGLGAAVFAVVASLAPGSFLGHFTVFALAVVVGYYVISNVSHALHTPLMAETNAISGIILVGGILQVGSDNLVVMLLALVAVFVASINIFGGFLVTLRMLEMFRKD; from the coding sequence GTGCGCATCGGCATCCCACGTGAGTCACGACCCGGCGAGACCCTCGTCGCCGCGACGGCGAAGACGGCGTCACAGCTGGTGTCGCTGGGCTACGACGTCGTGGTCGAGCAGGGCGCAGGCACTGCGGCCGACCAGCCGGACGCGGCGTACGCCGACGCGGACATCCTCGTCGGCACGGGCGAGGAGGTCTGGTCGAGCGACGTCGTCGTGAAGGTCAACGCCCCCACCGACGAGGAGATCGGTCGACTGCGCCGCGGCGCGACGGTGATCGCACTGATGGCGCCGGCCCGCAGCCCCGAGCTCGTCGAGCGGCTGTCCGCCGCAGGCGTGACCGCGCTCGCGATGGACGCGGTGCCGCGCATCTCCCGGGCGCAGTCGATGGACGTGCTGTCCTCGATGGCCAACGTCGCGGGCTACCGCGCGGTGATCGAGGCGGCCCACGAGTTCGGCCGGCTCTTCACCGGCCAGGTCACCGCGGCCGGCAAGGTCCCGCCGGCGCGCGTCTTCGTCGTCGGCGCCGGTGTCGCGGGGCTCGCCGCCATCGGTGCCGCGGGTTCGCTGGGCGCGATCGTGCGCGCGTTCGACGTACGCCCCGAGGTGGCCGAGCAGGTCCGGTCGATGGGCGCGGAGTTCGTCACTGTCGACATGGAGCAGGAGGTCTCCTCCGACGGCTACGCCAAGGAGATGACCGCCGAGCAGGAGACCGCCACCGCGGCGATGTACGACGAGGAGGCGCGCGCCGCCGACATCGTCATCACCACCGCGCTGATCCCCGGCCGCCCCGCCCCGCAGTTGATCAGCGCCGAGACGGTCGCGGCCATGAAGCCCGGCTCGGTGGTCGTGGACATGGCGGCCGCCAACGGCGGCAACGTCGACGCCACGGTCAAGGACGAGCGCGTGGTCACCGCCAACGGCGTGACCGTCCTGGGCTACACCGATCTCGCCGGTCGTCTCGCGGCGCAGACCAGCCAGCTCTACGGCACCAACATCGTCAACCTCCTCAAGCTGCTCACCCCTGCCAAGGACGGCGTCCTCACCCTCGACATGGACGACGTGGTCCAGCGCGGCATCACCGTCACCCGTGACGGCACCACGATGTGGCCACCGCCCCCGGTCCAGGTCTCCGCAGCCCCGGCCGAAGCGACGAAGGTGATGCCGGTCGAGAAGGCGCCTCCGAAGCCGGTCGACCAGAGGCGGAAGTGGTACGCCGCAGGGCTCGGCGCCGCGGTCTTCGCGGTGGTGGCCTCGCTCGCGCCGGGCAGCTTCCTCGGCCACTTCACGGTCTTCGCACTCGCAGTCGTCGTCGGCTACTACGTCATCTCGAACGTCTCGCACGCCCTGCACACGCCGCTCATGGCGGAGACGAACGCCATCTCCGGGATCATCCTGGTCGGCGGGATCCTCCAGGTCGGCAGCGACAACCTCGTCGTGATGCTGCTCGCGCTCGTCGCGGTCTTCGTGGCGAGCATCAACATCTTCGGAGG